The DNA window GCCGATAGTGTTCGTCGGTGCGCCGATACCGGCGTCGGCGCCCATCATCTACGTGTTCTTCTTCGGCACCGCGTTCGCCAACGTCGAGATACCAAACGTCGGTGACCGCGGGGGCGACCGAGAGGCGGGTGTCGAGACGTTGCCAGTCGTCTTCGGTGTCGACGGGACCCGGAAGGCGCTCTATGGGCTCCTCGCTCTGCTCGCGGCGATAGTCGGCGTCGGGTTCGGGGCCGGCGTCCTCGGGCTGGAGACGACGGCTGGCCTCTCTGTCAGCCTGCTCTGTCTGCTGACCGTCGTGACCTGCCTCGGGCGCATCCGGAACGACATCCTCACTGTCGCTGCCGAGTGTAGTCGGCTCCCTATCCTCGTCATCTGGCTGCTCTAACGCAGCCAGAGGCTGTCTGTAGGGGACGCTACGTCAGTGGCGGAGCGGCCGGGTGAGCGTGCCGGTGGCCACGGTCACTCGGTGTACTCTTTGGGGCATATCTATTAGTGTCGACCACTTTGAGATGTGAAATATAGTGCCATCTCTCGTGGTCATCAAGCTGGCGCTGCTGGCCTCCATCGCGGCCGGCATCTCGGTGGGGCTGCTAGCGTGGCGAGAGCGGCCGAAACCCGGGTCGGTGCCGCTGGTGTTGCTCATGGCGGCCCAGTCCTGGTGGTCAGCGGCGCTGATATTCCAGGTGCAGGCAGCCAGCCTCGAGGCGAAGCTGTTTTTCATCGATATCTCGTGGGTCGGTGTCACGCTCCTGCCCGTCGCCTGGCTCCTCTTCGTCCTCGAATACGGCGGTTACAACGAGTACACGACCCGGCGACACGTGGCGGGGATAATGCTCGTTCCCGCCATCACCATCTTTCTGGTGCTGACCAACGACTACCACCAGCTCGTCTATCGCGGACTGGAGATTATCGAACGAAACGGTGCCACGATGGTCTCGCGAACGCCCGCCGTCTGGTTCTGGGTGATAGCGGCCTACACCTATCTGCTGGGACTGCTGGGGCTCATCCCGATGCTCGACCTCGTGACGAGCCAGGTGCGTAGTTTCCGGAATCAGAGCGTCGCGCTCCTGCTCGGACTGTTTGCCCCGCTGGTGACGAATCTGCTCTTCCTGTTTGGCTACCTGCCGACGGCCGGCATCGACCCGACCCCAGTCGCCTTTACCGTCTCCGGCACCGCCTGTCTCTTCGCGCTGACCCGGTTCGAACTCTTCGGCTCGAGCCCGACTCCGATTCGTCACGCCCGGCGAGCGCTGTACAAGCAGATGCAGGAGGGTGCAATCGTCCTCGATACGCACGACACCGTCGTCGACATGAACGACGAGGCTGCGTCGGTGCTCCAGACGACACGGGAGGAGGCCCTGGGCCGGAACCTGAACGACGTCAGCCCGGACCTGCTCTCGATCGGTGGGTCGGCCGGCAACCACGTGTTCAATCCACCGAAGAACACCAGATCGTACGACGTCTCCGAGAGTCAACTCACGGATATCCACGACCGAACCATCGGTCGCATCATCACGCTCCACGACATCAGCGACCTCTTCCGGATGCAACAGCGTCTGGAAGTGTTACATCGCGTCTTCCGACACAACATCCGGACGAACATCCAGGTCATCCTCGGCCACGCGGGCCACCTGGCGACACACAACAGCCAGCAGAAAGCCGATATCCTCAAACAGAACGCTATCGAGATAGAGGAGACCGGCGAGAAGGTCCGCAACATCATCGACGTCTTCGAGGAGGGCCGGAAAGACCGCGAGAACCTGCGGCTTCATGCCATCCTCCGGGAGTGTGTCGACGCGACCGCACGGAGTTACCCCGACGTCACAGTGGAGTACGACCCCGGCCCCGAGGATATCGTCGTCGACAGTCTCTTCGACATCGTCTGCTCGAACGTCATCGAGAACGCCGCCCAGCACAACTCCAGTTCCGAGCCGTGGGTCCGCGTCGGCGTCGAACCGGGCGAGGAGACCGTCACGGTCCAGGTCGCGGACAACGGCCCCGGTATCGAGTCCCACGAGCTCGCACTGGTCGAGGAAGGGACCGAGACGCCGCTGAAACACGGCAGCGGCTTCGGGCTCGCCCTGACGGCCTGGGGGGCCGACATCGCCGGTGGCTCCGTGGCGTTCGAGTCCGATTCGTCGGGGACGTGTGTGACCCTGGAGATGCCAGTGGCTGGGCGGAGGTAACAGGTCGGGGGCGACGCAGTCGGCCCTGTTCGGCTCTCGATGGGTTTATTCTCCCCACGGGAATGTGAGCACACATGAGTGACGAGCGCGGGCCGACGGAACTACTCGACGAGCGGCCCGAGCTGGAATCCGCGCTTGCGGCCGCGCTTGCGGTCGACGACGAACACGACGAGTGGGGCTTCGACGACATCGACGTCGACTCGGGGGCCTTCGGGGAACTGGTCTCGCACGATGTCGTCGAGAAGCGCGGCGACGAGTACGCCGTCGCCGACCCGGCCGCCGTCCGCCGGGCGCTCGACGGCGACGACGCAGTGGGAGACGAGACGGCGACCGCGGAACGGGAGTTCGACCTCGACTGGCTCGCCGTACCCGACATCGACGGACGGGCCGCTGGCCTGCTCACGGCTGCGCTGGCGGTGGTGGTCCTCACCCGGACCTACGTCGTCAGCAGCGTCTACCGGGGCGGCGATATCGTCTTCTCGGGCAACGACGCGTACTACTACCGGTATCTGGTCGAACAGGTGGCCGAAACTAGTGGAGGGGCCGAGTTCAGTGTGCTGTCGGTGCTACCTGGTGCTGGTACCAAAGGCGAACCGCTGATGATCGCCACGCTGTGGTGGGTCGCCGAGCTACTGGGTGGGACCACCGAGACGATCGGCCACGTGCTGGCGTGGTACCCCGTCGTCTCGGCGGTCATCTCGGGCGTGTTCGTGTATCTGCTCGCCGTTCGGGTGACGAGTGACCGGCGCGTCGGGCTGGCGTCGGTGCTCTTCCTGGCGCTCATCCCCGGCCACGCGCTGCGGACGAGTCTCGGCTTTGCCGACCACCACGCCTTCGATTACCCGTGGCTGGGACTGACCGCCCTGGCCCTGCTGCTGGTCGTGACGACGGCGCAGGACCGGGCGTCGCTGCGGTCGCCCGTGCCGTGGGTCGGCAGTGTCCTGCTGGGTGTCGGTATCACCGGCCAGGTGCTGGCCTGGGAAGCCGGGCCGCTTCTGATTGTGCCCGTCGGCGTCGTCGTCGCGGCGAAGACGCTGCTGGACGTCGAGGCCGGACGGGAGCCACTGCGTGCGAACCTCCCGCTCGTCGGCGGGACCGGCCTCGCCGCGGCGCTGGTCTGGACTGTCCACACCAGCTGGGAGTGGCACACGGAACTGGTCGCGAGCACGCCGTTCCTGCTGTTCCTGGGGGTCTGTAGCGTCGTCGCGACCGCAGCGGTGGTCGCCAGAGCCGGCGGGACGACGCGACAGCTCGCAGCCGTCGAGGGCGTCGCGTTCGTGGTGGGGCTGTTCACCGTCCGGTCGCTATTCACCGAGCGCTGGGCGGAAGCGTTCAGCCGAACTGATGCGCTGTTTCGGAGCGATGATATCGCCGGGACAATCGGACTATTCGACCCCGGGACGGTCGGCTTCTTGCTCCTGTTTGGCTTCGCACTCGTCATGGCGCTGCCGGCAATGGTGCTTGGCGTGCAGTTCGCAACGCGGGACCGCGCCGACTGGCTGGTCGTGACGACCTACGCATGGTACTTCCTCGGCCTGGCCACTCTCCAGGTCCGCTTCGTGGGCGAACTCGCGACGTTCGCTGCGGTCTTTGCCGGCTACGCCTTCGTCTGGCTCGCTGCGAAGGTCGAACTGGCCCGCCCAGTGACCGGCGAACGGACAGCAGCCATCACCGACGCGGTGGTCCCCGAGACACGAATGGTGGGGCTGCTCTGCGTGCTCTTCTTGCTCGTCGGGAGCCTCGGCCTGGTCCAGGTACCGGTCAAGACGAGTCAGGTCACCATCGACGGCGGGCAGTATCAGACGGCGACGGCCATCGAACGTGACGCGGCCGAAAACGGGCTGGCGTATCCGGAGAACTACGTCCTCAGCCAGTGGGGGAAAAACCGTATGTACAACTACTTCGTCAACGGTGAGTCGCGGAGTTACAGCTACGCGCGGAATACCCACGAAGCGTTCCTCTCGTCCCCGAACGAGACCGAGTGGTACGACCGACTGCGTGGCCGGGTCGGCTACGTCGTCACAGAGGACCGCGCGGCCAGTCCTGAGACGATGCACTCGCGTTTGCACACCCGGTACGGCAGTCAGAACGAATCGGTCGCGGGTCTGGGCCACTTCCAAGCCATCTATGCGACCGAGAGCGGGTCGTACAAGGCGTTCGCACTGGTTCCCGGCGCCACCATCACCGGGACGACCAGTCCGAACGCGACGGTGACCGCGAGCGCGACCGTGGAGCTTCCGAACGGTACGTTCGAGTACGTCCGACGGACGCGAGCCGACGCCAGCGGCCGCTACCGCATCGGCGT is part of the Haloarcula salinisoli genome and encodes:
- a CDS encoding STT3 domain-containing protein; this translates as MSDERGPTELLDERPELESALAAALAVDDEHDEWGFDDIDVDSGAFGELVSHDVVEKRGDEYAVADPAAVRRALDGDDAVGDETATAEREFDLDWLAVPDIDGRAAGLLTAALAVVVLTRTYVVSSVYRGGDIVFSGNDAYYYRYLVEQVAETSGGAEFSVLSVLPGAGTKGEPLMIATLWWVAELLGGTTETIGHVLAWYPVVSAVISGVFVYLLAVRVTSDRRVGLASVLFLALIPGHALRTSLGFADHHAFDYPWLGLTALALLLVVTTAQDRASLRSPVPWVGSVLLGVGITGQVLAWEAGPLLIVPVGVVVAAKTLLDVEAGREPLRANLPLVGGTGLAAALVWTVHTSWEWHTELVASTPFLLFLGVCSVVATAAVVARAGGTTRQLAAVEGVAFVVGLFTVRSLFTERWAEAFSRTDALFRSDDIAGTIGLFDPGTVGFLLLFGFALVMALPAMVLGVQFATRDRADWLVVTTYAWYFLGLATLQVRFVGELATFAAVFAGYAFVWLAAKVELARPVTGERTAAITDAVVPETRMVGLLCVLFLLVGSLGLVQVPVKTSQVTIDGGQYQTATAIERDAAENGLAYPENYVLSQWGKNRMYNYFVNGESRSYSYARNTHEAFLSSPNETEWYDRLRGRVGYVVTEDRAASPETMHSRLHTRYGSQNESVAGLGHFQAIYATESGSYKAFALVPGATITGTTSPNATVTASATVELPNGTFEYVRRTRADASGRYRIGVANPGEYAVESDNSTATVTVNESAVRNGTERPVGQ
- a CDS encoding histidine kinase N-terminal 7TM domain-containing protein, producing MPSLVVIKLALLASIAAGISVGLLAWRERPKPGSVPLVLLMAAQSWWSAALIFQVQAASLEAKLFFIDISWVGVTLLPVAWLLFVLEYGGYNEYTTRRHVAGIMLVPAITIFLVLTNDYHQLVYRGLEIIERNGATMVSRTPAVWFWVIAAYTYLLGLLGLIPMLDLVTSQVRSFRNQSVALLLGLFAPLVTNLLFLFGYLPTAGIDPTPVAFTVSGTACLFALTRFELFGSSPTPIRHARRALYKQMQEGAIVLDTHDTVVDMNDEAASVLQTTREEALGRNLNDVSPDLLSIGGSAGNHVFNPPKNTRSYDVSESQLTDIHDRTIGRIITLHDISDLFRMQQRLEVLHRVFRHNIRTNIQVILGHAGHLATHNSQQKADILKQNAIEIEETGEKVRNIIDVFEEGRKDRENLRLHAILRECVDATARSYPDVTVEYDPGPEDIVVDSLFDIVCSNVIENAAQHNSSSEPWVRVGVEPGEETVTVQVADNGPGIESHELALVEEGTETPLKHGSGFGLALTAWGADIAGGSVAFESDSSGTCVTLEMPVAGRR